In Cupriavidus taiwanensis, the following proteins share a genomic window:
- a CDS encoding Hcp family type VI secretion system effector, translated as MAQDIFLKINGIDGESQDSSHKNEVEVLAWDWSIEQQSTMHAGSGGGAGKATVSDVSFEHFIDRASPNLMKYCLTGKHINEAVLVVRKAGGNPLEYLKLTMTDVIVTRVSPKGSVDDEVRMRETVALSFSRVKQEYVVQNAQGGSGGAVTAGYDIKGNKEA; from the coding sequence ATGGCACAGGACATTTTCCTGAAGATCAACGGCATCGATGGCGAGTCGCAGGATTCGTCGCACAAGAACGAGGTCGAAGTACTGGCCTGGGACTGGAGCATCGAGCAACAGTCCACCATGCACGCGGGCAGCGGCGGCGGCGCCGGCAAGGCGACCGTGTCGGACGTGTCCTTCGAGCACTTCATCGATCGCGCTTCGCCCAACCTGATGAAGTACTGCCTGACCGGCAAGCACATCAACGAGGCGGTGCTGGTGGTGCGCAAGGCTGGCGGCAACCCGCTCGAATACCTGAAGCTCACCATGACCGACGTGATCGTCACCAGGGTGAGCCCGAAGGGCTCGGTGGATGACGAAGTGCGCATGCGCGAGACGGTGGCGCTGTCGTTTTCCAGGGTGAAGCAGGAGTATGTGGTGCAGAACGCCCAGGGCGGCAGCGGTGGCGCGGTGACCGCGGGGTACGACATCAAGGGCAACAAGGAAGCCTGA
- the tssF gene encoding type VI secretion system baseplate subunit TssF — protein sequence MDPQLLDYYNRELVYMRELAGEFAKQHPKVARRLGMQGIEVADPYVERLIEAFCFLSARTEIKLDAEFPRFTQRLLEVIYPNYVAPTPSIAVAQFRPSQSEGDFAHGVEVPRGTEVNAAAAPGEKTACQFRTTQPLILWPVEITEARLTGIPPDVRGPERYVPAHVTVQGALRLRLRCTRDASFDQLPGLDHLPVYLRGDDLIASQLFELLHSAGVATLIGEPGTMSERPCAVAQDAVSYVGMGPGEGALPLQWNSFHGHNLLHEYFACPQRFYFFGLNKLAQGLSRIRGKEAEIVVLLSKPPRDLTGKVDRGQFALYCTPVVNLFPKRTDRIEVTPGRAEFHLVADRQHPLDYEIYAVRQLSGQKSQHSAGLDFQPLFATLNSDEGNHGRYFSLRRERRLISEQARKYGTRTAYVGTELFVSLVDQNEAPYPDALRYLSVESLVTNRDLPNLVPRNGRHDLTPAASIPVDGIGLIRPPSAPRPPYADGEMAWRLIRLLGFNYLSLTDLEHRSGGQGLRDMLRLFVANDDLAHQGQIQSLIGANVKPVMRRLPGDGPLIYGRGIQCQLTVDEGGFSGISPYLFGVVLEHFLARHVSVNVFTQTELHSMQRGLVHRWPVRMGGRGAV from the coding sequence ATGGATCCGCAACTGCTCGATTACTACAATCGCGAGCTCGTCTACATGCGCGAGCTGGCCGGTGAATTCGCCAAACAGCACCCGAAGGTTGCAAGACGGCTGGGCATGCAGGGCATCGAGGTGGCCGACCCCTACGTGGAGCGCCTGATCGAGGCGTTCTGCTTCCTGTCAGCGCGTACCGAGATCAAGCTGGACGCAGAGTTTCCGCGCTTCACGCAGCGTCTGCTGGAGGTGATCTACCCCAACTATGTGGCGCCGACGCCATCGATAGCGGTCGCGCAGTTCCGTCCCAGCCAGAGCGAGGGCGATTTTGCGCATGGCGTGGAGGTTCCGCGCGGCACGGAGGTCAACGCGGCGGCGGCGCCTGGAGAGAAAACGGCCTGCCAGTTCAGGACCACGCAGCCGTTGATACTGTGGCCGGTTGAGATCACCGAAGCGCGGCTCACCGGCATTCCGCCCGATGTCAGGGGTCCGGAGCGCTATGTGCCCGCCCATGTGACGGTCCAGGGGGCCCTGCGCTTGCGCCTGCGCTGTACGCGAGACGCCAGCTTCGACCAGCTGCCCGGCCTGGACCACCTGCCGGTCTATCTGCGCGGCGACGACCTGATCGCCTCACAACTGTTCGAACTGTTGCACAGCGCCGGCGTGGCGACGCTGATCGGAGAGCCCGGGACCATGAGCGAACGCCCCTGCGCAGTGGCGCAGGATGCGGTCAGTTACGTGGGAATGGGACCGGGCGAAGGCGCGCTGCCTTTGCAGTGGAACAGCTTCCACGGGCACAACCTGTTGCATGAGTACTTCGCTTGCCCGCAACGCTTCTATTTCTTCGGCCTCAACAAGCTCGCCCAGGGCCTGAGCCGGATCCGCGGCAAGGAAGCCGAGATCGTGGTTCTGCTGTCAAAGCCGCCCCGGGATCTGACCGGCAAGGTCGACCGCGGACAATTCGCGCTGTATTGCACACCGGTGGTCAATCTGTTTCCAAAGCGCACCGATCGCATCGAGGTCACGCCTGGGCGCGCCGAGTTTCATCTGGTTGCCGATCGCCAGCATCCACTGGACTACGAGATCTATGCCGTCAGGCAGCTTTCCGGACAGAAGTCCCAGCACAGTGCAGGACTCGATTTCCAGCCGCTCTTTGCCACGCTGAACAGTGACGAGGGCAATCACGGCCGGTACTTTTCCCTGCGGCGTGAGCGTCGGCTGATCTCCGAGCAGGCACGCAAGTACGGCACGCGCACGGCATACGTCGGCACCGAGCTGTTCGTATCGCTGGTGGACCAGAATGAGGCTCCTTACCCGGATGCCTTGCGCTACCTGTCGGTGGAGTCACTGGTCACCAATCGCGACTTGCCCAATCTGGTACCGCGCAATGGCCGGCACGACCTGACCCCTGCCGCTTCCATCCCCGTGGATGGCATCGGTCTGATTCGGCCGCCGTCGGCGCCCCGGCCACCGTACGCCGACGGCGAAATGGCCTGGCGGTTGATACGGTTGCTGGGCTTCAACTACTTGTCCCTGACCGATCTGGAGCATCGCTCAGGCGGCCAGGGCCTGCGCGACATGCTGCGGCTGTTCGTGGCGAACGACGACCTCGCGCACCAGGGGCAGATTCAGAGCCTGATCGGCGCGAACGTGAAGCCGGTCATGCGCCGGCTCCCCGGCGATGGCCCCTTGATCTACGGCCGCGGTATCCAGTGCCAGCTCACCGTGGACGAAGGCGGCTTCTCCGGCATCAGCCCATACCTGTTCGGCGTAGTGCTGGAGCATTTTCTGGCGCGCCACGTCTCGGTCAATGTCTTCACCCAAACCGAACTGCACTCCATGCAACGTGGCCTGGTGCATCGTTGGCCCGTGCGCATGGGCGGCCGCGGCGCCGTGTAA
- the tssG gene encoding type VI secretion system baseplate subunit TssG, producing the protein MAAAPEHYAGQAPWKLSFLGLLRHLSATHPALPPIGRASLPCDEPFRAGQQAALTFAPREIARVQLLSGRFKVQLFGLGMLGPNGPLPIHLTEIVRERSEAHRDSATADFLDLFHHRAFIQFYHAWAGAQAAAGLDRRDDEVFSRYIGWLAGNETEEIAHSALPPHARLAASAHQVREARNPDGIAATLSDFFGVPVRLEEYVLHWIAIDPAEHCRLGHAGTAGVMGLGAMLGEMVPDRQHKFRLVIGPLGLQQYLNFTPDGRDLPTLIEWVRAFVGFEFVWEAELQVIPDSAPAAVLGAPERLGWSTWLGEPDRSRAITGMVFEPEHYAT; encoded by the coding sequence ATGGCGGCCGCACCGGAACACTATGCCGGCCAGGCACCATGGAAGCTGAGTTTTCTGGGCCTCCTGCGGCATTTGTCCGCCACCCACCCTGCATTGCCCCCGATCGGGCGGGCCAGCCTGCCATGCGACGAGCCCTTCCGGGCCGGCCAGCAGGCCGCGCTCACCTTCGCGCCTCGTGAGATCGCACGGGTACAGCTGCTGTCCGGCCGGTTCAAGGTGCAGTTGTTTGGCTTGGGCATGCTGGGGCCCAACGGGCCGCTGCCGATCCACCTGACGGAAATCGTACGCGAGCGCAGCGAGGCCCACCGGGACAGCGCCACCGCGGACTTTCTGGACCTGTTTCACCATCGCGCCTTCATTCAGTTCTATCACGCGTGGGCAGGCGCGCAAGCCGCCGCTGGCCTCGACCGGCGCGACGATGAGGTGTTCTCCCGCTATATCGGCTGGCTGGCGGGGAACGAGACCGAAGAAATTGCGCACAGCGCGCTGCCGCCTCACGCCCGGCTCGCTGCGAGCGCACACCAGGTGCGCGAAGCGCGCAACCCCGACGGCATTGCGGCCACGCTCTCAGACTTTTTTGGGGTGCCGGTCAGGCTTGAAGAGTACGTATTGCACTGGATAGCCATCGATCCGGCCGAGCACTGCCGCCTGGGGCACGCGGGCACCGCAGGCGTCATGGGGCTGGGCGCCATGCTGGGCGAAATGGTGCCGGACCGCCAACACAAGTTCCGCCTGGTGATCGGTCCACTCGGGCTGCAACAGTACCTGAACTTTACGCCCGACGGCAGGGATCTTCCGACGCTCATCGAATGGGTGCGCGCCTTCGTCGGCTTCGAGTTCGTGTGGGAAGCCGAGTTGCAGGTGATCCCGGATTCGGCCCCTGCCGCGGTTCTCGGCGCGCCGGAACGCCTGGGCTGGTCTACCTGGCTGGGCGAACCGGATCGCAGCCGCGCCATCACCGGGATGGTATTCGAGCCCGAACACTACGCAACATGA
- the tssE gene encoding type VI secretion system baseplate subunit TssE yields the protein MAEHRPPRRPHSQLLPTLLDRLRDDAPQRQKESADEYTVTRAQVREIIQRDLTYLLNTTNREDEFDRKRYPAAAASTINYGVSPVAGSYLAEHKWSDIVTIVRRAILDFEPRLIPGSLEVKPLLKEDAPRRYNTLVFEIKGLIHMNPYPMAFTAQSSLDLETSRMSVQSIHAS from the coding sequence ATGGCTGAACACCGCCCGCCGCGCCGCCCGCATTCGCAGCTGCTGCCGACGTTGCTGGACCGGCTGCGCGACGACGCGCCCCAGCGACAGAAGGAAAGCGCGGACGAATACACCGTCACGCGTGCCCAGGTGCGCGAGATCATCCAGCGCGACCTCACCTATCTGCTCAACACCACCAATCGCGAGGATGAATTCGATCGCAAGCGCTATCCCGCTGCTGCCGCATCGACCATCAACTACGGCGTGTCCCCGGTCGCCGGCAGTTATCTGGCCGAACACAAGTGGAGCGATATCGTCACCATCGTCAGGCGTGCGATCCTGGACTTCGAACCCCGGCTCATCCCCGGCTCGCTGGAAGTGAAGCCGCTGCTGAAAGAAGATGCGCCACGACGCTACAACACCCTGGTGTTCGAGATCAAAGGCCTGATCCATATGAATCCGTATCCGATGGCGTTCACCGCCCAAAGCTCGCTCGACCTGGAGACTAGCCGGATGAGTGTCCAATCAATCCACGCCAGCTGA
- the tssC gene encoding type VI secretion system contractile sheath large subunit, translating to MASAQQAQQQALASADHSDFAALISREFSPKTDQAREAVDLAVKTLAEQALASSFTISDDAYKSIEAIIGAIDKKLSEQINLILHHEDFQKLESAWRGLHHLVSNTETDDKLRIRMMDVSKEELRRTLRRYKGIGWDQSPFFKRVYEEEYGQLGGEPYGCLVADYYFDHTPPDVELLGSLAKISAAAHAPFIAGASPSVLQMDSWQELANPRDLSKIFQNLEYAPWNSLRNSEDARYVGLAMPRFLSRLPYGIKTNPVDEFDFEEDTDGADHRKYVWSNAAYAMAVNINRSFKLYGWCTLIRGVESGGVVENLPCHTFPTDDGGIDIKCPTEIAISDRREAELSKNGFISLVHRKNTDYAAFIGAQSMQKPAEYYDADATANANLSARLPYLFACSRFAHYLKCIVRDKIGAFKEREDMQRWLNEWIMNYVDADPANSSQETKARRPLAAAEVVVEEMEGNPGYYSAKFFLRPHFQLEGLTVSLRLVARLPSVKDAA from the coding sequence ATGGCCTCCGCCCAACAAGCACAACAGCAAGCGCTCGCGAGCGCTGACCATTCCGACTTCGCCGCGCTGATCAGCCGCGAATTTTCGCCCAAGACCGACCAGGCCCGCGAGGCTGTGGATCTCGCCGTCAAGACCCTGGCCGAGCAGGCGCTCGCCAGCTCGTTCACCATCAGCGATGATGCATACAAGAGCATCGAAGCCATCATCGGCGCCATCGACAAGAAGCTCTCCGAGCAGATCAACCTGATCCTGCACCATGAGGACTTCCAGAAGCTGGAGTCCGCCTGGCGCGGCCTGCACCACCTGGTCTCAAACACCGAAACCGACGACAAGCTGCGCATCCGCATGATGGACGTGTCCAAGGAAGAGCTGCGCCGGACCCTGCGCCGCTACAAGGGCATCGGCTGGGACCAAAGCCCGTTCTTCAAGCGCGTCTATGAAGAAGAGTACGGACAGCTTGGCGGCGAGCCATACGGCTGCCTGGTGGCCGACTACTACTTCGACCACACGCCGCCCGACGTCGAACTCCTGGGCTCGCTCGCCAAGATCTCGGCAGCGGCTCACGCCCCGTTCATTGCCGGCGCCTCGCCATCTGTGCTGCAGATGGATTCGTGGCAAGAACTGGCCAATCCGCGCGATCTGTCCAAGATATTCCAGAACCTGGAATACGCGCCGTGGAACAGCCTGCGCAACTCGGAAGATGCCCGCTATGTCGGCCTCGCCATGCCGCGTTTCCTGTCGCGCCTTCCCTACGGCATCAAGACCAATCCGGTCGATGAATTCGACTTCGAGGAAGACACCGACGGTGCGGATCACCGCAAGTACGTGTGGAGCAATGCCGCCTACGCCATGGCGGTCAACATCAACCGCTCGTTCAAGCTCTATGGCTGGTGCACGCTGATCCGAGGCGTCGAAAGCGGCGGCGTGGTGGAGAACCTGCCGTGCCACACCTTCCCGACCGACGATGGTGGCATCGACATAAAGTGCCCGACCGAAATCGCCATCTCGGACCGCCGTGAAGCCGAACTGTCGAAGAACGGATTTATCTCGCTGGTGCACCGCAAGAACACCGACTACGCAGCTTTTATCGGTGCCCAGTCGATGCAGAAGCCGGCCGAGTACTACGACGCCGATGCGACCGCCAACGCCAACCTGTCGGCACGCCTGCCGTATCTGTTCGCCTGCTCTCGCTTTGCCCATTACCTGAAGTGCATCGTGCGCGACAAGATCGGCGCCTTCAAGGAGCGCGAGGACATGCAGCGCTGGCTCAACGAATGGATCATGAACTACGTTGATGCCGACCCGGCCAACTCGTCGCAAGAGACCAAGGCACGCCGGCCGCTGGCGGCAGCCGAGGTGGTCGTCGAGGAAATGGAAGGCAACCCCGGCTACTACAGCGCCAAGTTCTTCCTGCGTCCGCACTTCCAGCTCGAGGGGCTGACGGTCTCGCTGCGGCTGGTGGCGCGCCTGCCGTCGGTCAAGGACGCCGCCTGA
- the tssB gene encoding type VI secretion system contractile sheath small subunit, giving the protein MSVVNSSQKFIARNRAPRVQIEYDVEVYGSEKRIELPFVMGVLADLSGKPAEPLPGVADRKFLEIDIDNFDERMKAMKPRVAFAVPNTLSGEGQLMVDMTFESIEDFSPAAVAGKVDALRQLLEARTQLANLQTYMDGKSGAESLINQLLQDPALLQSLAKAPKPKAGDDEPQSPQS; this is encoded by the coding sequence ATGTCTGTTGTGAACAGTTCGCAGAAATTCATCGCGCGCAACCGCGCGCCGCGCGTGCAGATCGAGTACGACGTCGAAGTTTATGGCTCGGAGAAACGTATCGAGCTGCCCTTCGTGATGGGCGTGCTGGCCGACCTGTCGGGCAAGCCGGCCGAGCCGCTGCCGGGGGTTGCCGATCGCAAGTTCCTTGAGATCGATATCGACAACTTCGACGAGCGCATGAAGGCCATGAAGCCGCGCGTGGCGTTTGCGGTGCCCAATACGCTCTCCGGCGAGGGCCAACTCATGGTCGACATGACATTCGAGAGCATCGAAGATTTTTCGCCCGCGGCGGTAGCCGGAAAGGTCGATGCCCTCAGGCAATTGCTCGAAGCGCGCACCCAGCTCGCCAACCTGCAGACCTACATGGATGGAAAGTCGGGCGCCGAGTCGCTGATCAACCAGTTGCTGCAGGATCCCGCGCTGCTGCAGTCGCTCGCCAAGGCGCCCAAGCCCAAGGCCGGCGACGACGAACCTCAGTCGCCGCAGTCCTGA
- a CDS encoding TagK domain-containing protein, translating to MSDWQIRTAVIHGVNVGLGGGGNTPWPWDALGGSQPDGADPFSLVKPAGGAGKTTAAAAAPDPADVLDQLKREAEVALRDPNYVSAYANANATSTARIPAEGNPKPLQTLAQEANHADSLMDMLDTADHIDSLIGSRESLDEHELFATPAAPDVLWQFAGDIAPTRRRDVTAQLTRREHHLVSIDSAFRPAPALKPDPDHDA from the coding sequence ATGAGCGACTGGCAGATCCGCACTGCAGTAATCCACGGCGTCAACGTAGGACTCGGTGGCGGCGGCAATACACCCTGGCCTTGGGACGCGCTTGGCGGGTCGCAGCCAGACGGTGCCGATCCCTTCTCGCTGGTGAAGCCAGCCGGGGGTGCGGGGAAAACGACGGCGGCGGCGGCTGCCCCTGACCCGGCCGACGTGCTCGATCAGCTCAAACGCGAGGCCGAGGTGGCGCTACGGGACCCGAACTACGTCAGTGCCTATGCCAACGCCAACGCAACGTCGACCGCTCGGATCCCGGCGGAGGGCAACCCGAAGCCGCTGCAAACGCTCGCGCAGGAAGCGAACCATGCCGATAGCTTGATGGACATGCTGGACACGGCTGATCATATTGATTCGCTGATCGGCTCCCGGGAGTCCCTGGACGAGCACGAACTCTTTGCAACGCCGGCTGCGCCGGACGTGCTGTGGCAGTTCGCTGGCGACATCGCGCCCACGCGGCGCCGCGATGTCACGGCCCAGCTTACCCGTCGCGAACACCATCTGGTCTCGATCGACAGCGCTTTCCGTCCCGCGCCGGCGCTGAAGCCTGATCCTGACCATGACGCTTGA
- the tssH gene encoding type VI secretion system ATPase TssH yields the protein MDISRQALFGRLNLTLFKAIESATAFCKLRGNPYVELVHWLHQLLQAPDGDLQRLLRHAGADLSVLDADLTRALAALPAGATSISDFSFQLESAIERAWVYATLAFSDDRVRGAYLLAALLKTPELRRTVLGISNQFAKLRPDDLVDTAPALIAQSPESREAAYDGSGLVSATPGETSGAMASASEGKSALGRYCRDLTEEARAGRLDPVIGREHEIRTMTDILLRRRQNNPLLTGEAGVGKTAVIEGLAQAVAAGEVPPSLKDIRLLSLDVGALLAGASMKGEFEARLKGVLEEAAKSAAPVILFVDEVHTLVGAGGQAGTGDAANLLKPALARGVLRTIGATTWSEYKRHIEKDPALARRFQVLQVMEPDEATAVAMVRGVVRTFEAHHRVLIRDEAVRAAVRLSHRFIPSRQLPDKAISLLDTACARVALSLHAPPAEVEHLRHELAAADAECMLLAREAGLGRPDAARIEPARARREQREADLALATARWDRVRGLAADLVTRRHALVQSATDESTLAAPAQRILAELEDQLHAAQADAPLVYTEVDERVVAAIVADWTGIPVGRMVADEVATVMQLPQILGERVIGQGHALLQLGERVTTARAQLADPDKPVGVFLLAGPSGVGKTETALALADTLYGGEQNLITINLSEFQEPHTVSTLKGAPPGYVGYGEGGVLTEAVRRRPYSVVLLDEVEKAHADIHEVFYQVFDKGYMEDGEGRHIDFRNTILLLTSNAGSELLANLCEDPALMPEPAALRDALMPELRKVFPAAFLGRLVVVPYLPLAADNLGRIVRLHLDRVVARMQHQHGIVLTYDDPVVEFIVARCPVGETGARQLIGFIEQVIQPQLARLWLAALSEKRQLATIAIRVADSAPAGLAYLTESRAGHDAVVPECPEAGSA from the coding sequence ATGGATATTTCGCGTCAGGCGTTATTTGGCCGACTCAATCTCACGCTATTCAAGGCAATCGAAAGTGCGACGGCCTTTTGCAAGCTCCGCGGCAACCCATACGTGGAGCTTGTGCATTGGCTCCACCAACTGCTGCAAGCCCCGGATGGCGACCTGCAGCGGCTGCTGCGCCATGCCGGTGCCGACCTGTCCGTGCTGGACGCCGACCTGACCCGCGCGCTGGCCGCGTTGCCGGCCGGCGCCACCTCGATCAGCGACTTCTCGTTCCAGCTCGAGTCGGCGATCGAGCGGGCCTGGGTTTATGCGACGCTTGCTTTTTCCGATGACCGCGTCCGCGGCGCCTACCTGCTCGCTGCGCTGCTCAAGACGCCGGAGTTGCGCCGTACGGTGCTGGGCATCTCAAACCAGTTCGCGAAACTGCGGCCCGATGACCTGGTGGACACGGCACCGGCGCTCATCGCCCAATCGCCCGAGAGCCGTGAAGCGGCCTATGACGGCAGTGGTCTGGTATCCGCCACACCGGGTGAGACCAGTGGCGCGATGGCATCTGCCAGCGAGGGCAAGTCCGCCCTGGGCAGGTACTGTCGCGACCTGACCGAGGAGGCTCGCGCGGGCCGGCTGGATCCGGTGATCGGCCGCGAGCATGAGATCCGTACCATGACGGACATCCTGCTGCGCCGCCGTCAGAACAATCCGCTTCTGACCGGTGAAGCCGGTGTCGGCAAGACCGCCGTCATCGAGGGGCTGGCACAGGCAGTTGCCGCGGGTGAGGTGCCGCCCAGCCTGAAGGACATCAGGCTGCTGAGCCTCGACGTGGGTGCGCTGCTGGCGGGCGCCAGCATGAAGGGCGAGTTCGAGGCGCGGCTGAAGGGCGTGCTCGAGGAAGCCGCCAAATCCGCGGCGCCCGTGATCCTGTTCGTCGACGAAGTCCACACGCTGGTTGGCGCCGGTGGCCAGGCGGGCACCGGCGATGCCGCGAACCTGCTCAAACCGGCGCTGGCGCGTGGGGTACTGCGCACGATCGGCGCCACCACCTGGAGCGAATACAAGCGCCACATCGAGAAGGACCCGGCGCTTGCCCGCCGCTTCCAGGTCCTGCAGGTCATGGAACCGGACGAAGCCACGGCCGTCGCCATGGTGCGGGGCGTGGTCCGGACGTTCGAGGCGCATCACCGGGTACTGATCCGCGACGAGGCGGTGCGCGCCGCCGTCAGGCTATCGCATCGCTTTATCCCGTCGCGGCAGTTGCCCGACAAGGCGATCAGCCTGCTCGACACCGCCTGTGCACGCGTAGCGCTGTCATTGCATGCACCGCCGGCAGAAGTCGAACATCTCCGCCATGAACTCGCCGCGGCCGACGCCGAGTGCATGCTATTGGCCCGGGAAGCCGGCCTTGGCCGGCCGGACGCTGCGCGGATCGAGCCCGCCCGAGCTCGGCGCGAGCAGCGCGAAGCCGACCTGGCTTTGGCCACGGCGCGCTGGGACCGGGTGCGCGGTCTGGCAGCCGACCTGGTCACCCGCCGACACGCACTGGTGCAGTCCGCGACGGATGAATCGACGCTCGCGGCCCCGGCGCAACGCATCCTGGCTGAGCTCGAGGACCAACTTCATGCCGCGCAGGCTGATGCGCCGCTGGTGTACACGGAAGTGGATGAACGCGTGGTCGCTGCAATCGTCGCCGACTGGACCGGTATCCCGGTTGGGCGCATGGTCGCGGACGAGGTGGCGACCGTGATGCAGTTGCCGCAGATACTTGGCGAACGCGTGATCGGGCAAGGCCATGCGCTGCTCCAGCTCGGGGAGCGCGTCACGACCGCTCGCGCACAACTGGCTGACCCCGACAAACCAGTTGGGGTCTTCCTGCTGGCAGGGCCGTCGGGCGTCGGCAAGACCGAGACTGCGCTGGCACTCGCCGACACCCTGTACGGCGGCGAGCAGAACCTGATCACCATCAACCTCTCTGAATTCCAGGAGCCGCATACCGTCTCGACGCTCAAGGGCGCGCCGCCGGGCTATGTCGGCTACGGCGAAGGGGGCGTACTGACCGAAGCGGTACGCCGCCGGCCTTACAGCGTGGTGTTGCTCGACGAGGTCGAGAAGGCCCATGCAGATATCCACGAAGTCTTCTACCAGGTCTTCGACAAGGGCTACATGGAGGATGGCGAGGGGCGCCATATCGACTTCAGAAACACCATCCTGCTGCTCACCAGCAATGCCGGTTCCGAACTGCTGGCGAATCTCTGTGAGGATCCGGCGCTGATGCCGGAGCCCGCCGCACTGCGCGACGCACTGATGCCAGAGCTGCGCAAGGTGTTTCCGGCGGCGTTCCTTGGGCGGCTGGTAGTCGTGCCATATCTGCCGCTGGCGGCCGACAACCTTGGCCGCATCGTGCGCCTGCATCTCGATCGCGTGGTGGCGCGCATGCAGCATCAGCACGGCATTGTGCTGACTTACGACGACCCGGTGGTCGAGTTCATCGTGGCGCGCTGTCCGGTCGGCGAGACCGGCGCCCGGCAGCTGATCGGCTTCATTGAGCAGGTCATCCAGCCGCAATTGGCGCGCCTGTGGCTGGCGGCCCTGTCCGAGAAGCGCCAGCTCGCGACGATCGCGATCCGCGTTGCCGACAGCGCTCCTGCCGGGCTCGCCTACCTCACCGAATCCCGCGCTGGCCACGATGCCGTTGTGCCGGAGTGTCCCGAGGCCGGATCGGCTTGA